The following coding sequences lie in one Polyodon spathula isolate WHYD16114869_AA chromosome 15, ASM1765450v1, whole genome shotgun sequence genomic window:
- the LOC121327736 gene encoding regucalcin-like, which yields MSSIKVQCVVKEKNMIGESPVWEEKEGTLLYVDVSGQKVCRWNPDTNHIQSIQTDAYVGTVVPRRSGGYVIGVGTSFAAVDWETQTITTIAHVDKDKSNNRFNDGKVDPAGRFFAGTMGMEVRPAELERGQGSLYTLNTDHSVRKHFDQVDISNGLDWSLDHNTFYYIDSLSFSVDAFDYDLQTGSLSNRRVLYKLEKDEGIPDGMCIDSEGRLWVACYNGGRVLRIDPATGKRIETVKLPVDKTTSLCFGGKDYSELYVTSACEGMDDAWMARQPEAGGIFKVSGLGVKGTPPYSFAG from the exons ATGTCCTCCATCAAGGTGCAGTGTGTTGTGAAGGAGAAGAACATGATTGGAGAGAGCCCGGTTTGGGAGGAGAAGGAAGGCACCCTTCTGTATGTTGACGTCTCGGGGCAGAAGGTGTGCCGATGGAATCCAGACACCAATCACATACAGAGCATTCAGACTG ACGCCTATGTTGGCACGGTGGTCCCTCGCAGGTCCGGGGGGTATGTCATTGGTGTTGGGACCAGCTTTGCTGCCGTGGACTGGGAGACACAAACCATCACCACCATCGCCCACGTGGACAAGGACAAATCCAACAACAGGTTCAATGACGGGAAGGTGGACCCGGCTGGCAGGTTTTTTGCAG GGACCATGGGTATGGAGGTGCGCCCAGCTGAGCTGGAGAGAGGCCAGGGCTCGCTGTATACCCTGAACACAGACCACTCTGTCAGGAAGCACTTCGACCAGGTGGACATCTCCAATGGGCTGGACTGGTCCCTGGACCACAACACCTTCTACTACATAGACAGCTTGTCTTTCAGTGTGGATGCCTTTGACTACGACTTGCAGACAGGGAGTCTCT CTAACCGCAGAGTCCTGTACAAACTGGAGAAGGATGAAGGGATCCCTGATGGGATGTGCATTGATAGTGAGGGGAGACTCTGGGTTGCCTGCTACAACGGAGGAAGAGTCCTTCGTATAGACCCAGCCACGG gCAAGCGAATTGAAACGGTGAAGTTGCCTGTTGATAAGACCACCTCGCTGTGCTTCGGAGGGAAGGATTACTCGGAGCTGTACGTCACCTCAGCCTGCGAGGGTATGGATGATGCGTGGATGGCCAGGCAGCCTGAAGCAGGAGGCATTTTCAAG